A single window of Periophthalmus magnuspinnatus isolate fPerMag1 chromosome 9, fPerMag1.2.pri, whole genome shotgun sequence DNA harbors:
- the fancg gene encoding Fanconi anemia group G protein: MYKATPLLEKWIQENNDLVTKWKTDENVLRKDQRESNLRCFSLEFNKLLSKIQGAPLLAGVTQLELTVLYNASVFCIAMSEFSKVELLITNVMDKVLQISGCRPTPESSDYLLFWRKALEEAIKHTDLEHGIGQLFCLQWAIWLATQKYHIICETEKEISLFISNKNKKGELSESLLLVLEPKELIELLHVCTLIGKGAERFKDGQYLEALSDIEKATSYTAPRGVVAYTHLLLGSCFLQMKRPQMALTCFRRALETDGHCVSALYQSMLIYRQLGNKQAEIQALELLHSILNLTHSSECFTGDGLLISSELLLTNLSLKNILEVPSPLTVLHSLALQCVCHGRVSEGVEHYLDLFAILHTDEPIPHHINMEVPFLPRVTELYLEAGAAMLMVQRLADCIALCDEVVGTTLDLLPQRLVLEELSVGTEPSDPVVDQDDKGAMILCTGAANLLKGHCYIFLKDWKQATTHYTRCLDLLLRVRFKMKGCQPQIPSTDMVDKGGSKLFTLQRLKAFSLAGRGICFTQTDRLKEALRDLHLSLNAFPECLGAGLWCGEVLWRLKRRQEAASCWKKTWGFTSESPNEGVCVYLMEPPTDHMLNPVELQQRIEDLGFEEDING; this comes from the exons ATGTACAAAGCGACGCCTTTGCTAGAGAAATGGATACAGGAAAACAACGATCTTGTAACTAAATGGAAG ACAGATGAAAATGTCCTGAGAAAAGACCAGAGAGAGTCAAATCTGAGATGCTTTTCTTTGGAGTTTAACAAACTTTTGAGTAAAATACAAG GAGCTCCACTTCTTGCAGGTGTCACTCAATTGGAGCTGACAGTGTTGTACAATGCTAGTGTATTTTGTATCGCTATGTCTGAGTTTTCTAAGGTGGAGCTGCTCATTACAAATGTCATGGATAAAG TTCTCCAGATATCAGGATGTAGACCTACCCCTGAGAGCTCTGATTATCTTTTATTTTGGAGAAAGGCTTTAGAAGAAGCCATAAAGCATACAGATTTGGAGCATGGCATTGGACAGCTGTTCTGTTTGCAGTGGGCAATATGGCTAGCCACACAGAAATACCATATTATCtgtgaaactgag AAAGAGATATCATTGTTcatctcaaacaaaaacaaaaaaggagaGCTGTCTGAGTCTTTGCTTTTGGTTTTGGAGCCAAAAGAGCTTATTGAGTTATTACATGTCTGCACCTTAATTGGGAAAG GTGCAGAAAGATTCAAGGATGGTCAATATTTAGAGGCTTTGAGTGATATAGAGAAAGCCACCTCGTACACTGCTCCCAGAGGTGTAGTGGCCTACACACACCTTCTGTTGGGTTCTTGCTTTCTCCAAATG AAACGTCCTCAGATGGCATTGACCTGTTTCCGGAGAGCACTGGAAACAGACGGTCACTGCGTCAGTGCGCTGTACCAGAGCATGCTCATCTACAGGCAACTAGGAAATAAACAAGCTGAGATCCAAGCTCTTGAGTTACTGCATTCT ATTTTAAACTTGACACACAGCTCAGAGTGTTTCACAGGAGATGGTCTGCTTATCTCCTCTGAGTTACTCCTCACCAACTTGTCTTTGAAGAATATCTTGGAAGTTCCCTCTCCTCTGACAGTCCTTCACAGTTTGGCTTTACAATGTGTCTGCCATGGAAG GGTATCAGAGGGCGTGGAGCATTATCTGGACTTATTTGCTATTCTTCACACAGATGAACCTATTCCACATCAT attaATATGGAGGTTCCTTTTCTTCCGCGTGTGACTGAGCTTTACCTTGAGGCTGGTGCTGCTATGCTTATGGTCCAGCGACTCGCCGATTGCATTGCACTGTGTGATGAAGTTGTTGGGACAACACTAGATCTGCTACCACAAAGATTGGTTTTGGAGGAGTTGAGTGTGGGGACCGAGCCCAGTGATCCTGTTGTTGACCAAGATGACAAAGGGGCTATGATCCTCTGCACTGGGGCGGCTAATCTCCTCAAGGGTCACTGctacatatttttaaaggaCTGGAAACAAGCTACAACCCATTATACAAG gTGTTTAGATCTGCTTTTAAGAGTGCGCTTTAAAATGAAAG GATGCCAGCCACAGATCCCCAGCACAGACATGGTTGACAAAGGGGGGTCAAAATTATTCACACTCCAGAGGCTAAAAGCATTTTCATTGGCTGGCCGAGGGATCTGTTTTACTCAGACTGATCGATTGAAAGAAGCTCTTAGAGACCTTCATCTCAGTTTGAATGCATTCCCAG AATGTCTAGGTGCTGGGTTATGGTGTGGGGAAGTACTGTGGAGACTGAAACGGAGACAGGAAGCTGCCAGCTGCTGGAAAAAGACATGGGGCTTTACCTCAGAATCTCCCAACGA aggtgtttgtgtatatttaaTGGAACCTCCAACCGATCATATGTTGAACCCCGTGGAGCTTCAACAAAGAATTGAAGATCTTGGATTTGAAGAAGACATAAATGGATAA